Proteins found in one Pelmatolapia mariae isolate MD_Pm_ZW linkage group LG7, Pm_UMD_F_2, whole genome shotgun sequence genomic segment:
- the sec31a gene encoding protein transport protein Sec31A isoform X2 — protein sequence MKLKEINRTAIQSWSPAQHHPIYLATGTSAQQLDASFSTNASLEFFELDLAEPSLDMKSCGSFSSSHRYHKLVWGPYGMDSQGHPSGVLIAGGENGNVILYDPAKIMSGESDVIIAESDRHTGPVRALDVNPFQTNLVASGGNESEIYIWDMNNFGSPMTPGPKTQPMEDISCVAWNKQVQHILASASPGGRASVWDLRKNDLIIKVSDHSNRMHCSGLAWNPEVATQLVLASEDDRMPVIQMWDLRFATSPLKILEHHSRGILAIAWSLADPELLLSCGKDSRILCWNPNTAEVLYELPTSSQWCFDIQWCPRNPAVLSAAGFDGHIDIYSIMGGSSQAQSQRHADQISNSFGNMDPFGTGQTLPPLQLPQTPATPATVNPLKKPPKWIRRPVGASFAFGGKLISLENTKPNPQQPQQPTSHVVHVSQVVTETAFLKRSDQLQATLSSGNFVDFCQEKIDVAENEFEKTVWSFLKVNFESDIRSKYLELLGYNKEELALKISAALEEQSANPLKVDVPAPATLQPLADLSFMPPADTPEAAFDMIAAVNLQPTAMLDLSSTPEAEDEDTAAPAADPEDALRSEPYANLDQVLPEEEVDENENEEEEEEEIPLDQEMTASVDEEPIPAETLAPIEVRAPAPTPAGGVNLSISQDVDGLITQALLTGDFEGAVELCLHDNRLADSIILAIAGGPELLEKTQKKYFTKSHSKITKLISAVVMKDWHDILKTCDLQNWKEALAAVMTYAQPEEFSSLCDLLGDRLEASEDANLQSQACLCYICAGNVEKLVSCWTRAQNGHFPLSLQDLVEKVVVLRRAVEQTQRSGPAAIGILLAEKMSQYANLLASQGSLATAITYLPDNSNQVAIQQLRDRLTRALGQQGSAPGASVQTQRAPSQLPAPRAQLRHPYTQVHPTMVPQPTPAAPVPMPTSASAPAQPQYYQPMRAASTVTSWSNQTPTALPNVPPPLQVGSASDQKVEPSNPMYGIPASGTAAAPPVSSPPGYMYSHQYQPYPQVNQYQHGAGGVPLFQPLQYSSVPPHPPPSVEPSSPPQPPGFLSEYTQPVQSQPISSVYPGQPPINQCLSSSPPSQPLFFPNSSSYSTPPSSGVSFQHGGPGSPVSYMPPPPSGVSGTKIDSKLIPASQRTGPQNGWNDPPALTRAPKKKVPENYTPPIPITAPIMTPLGTDPQAQPMSSGAPQAMMQGQPSVQVPYSGMQQQQQLSPPPMNPAMPKTSMEGAPGAPTGDVIQPLQSIPAEKIMKKPIPDEHLVLKTTFEGLIQKCLAVATDPQTKRKLDDANKRLEALYDKLREQTLSPAIVGGLHNIARSIESRSYTEGINIHTHIVSNSNFSETSAFMPVLKVVLTQANKLGI from the exons ATGAAACTTAAAGAGATCAACCGCACAGCCATCCAGAGCTGGAGTCCTGCACAGCACCACCCCATCTACCTGGCAACAG GAACATCAGCTCAGCAGCTGGATGCCTCCTTCAGTACCAATGCCTCCTTGGAGTTTTTTGAGCTGGATTTGGCTGAGCCATCTCTGGATATGAAATCATGTGGCAGCTTCTCCTCCAGTCACAG GTACCACAAGTTGGTGTGGGGTCCATATGGTATGGACTCCCAGGGTCATCCCTCTGGTGTTCTCATCGCAGGTGGGGAAAATGGCAATGTTATCCTGTACGACCCTGCAAAGATAATGAGTGGAGAGAGCGACGTCATCATCGCTGAGAGCGACAGGCATACAGGGCCAGTGAGAGCTCTGGATGTCAACCCTTTCCAA ACAAACCTTGTTGCATCGGGTGGAAATGAGTCTGAAATCTATATCTGGGACATGAATAACTTTGGCTCTCCAATGACACCAGGACCTAAAACACAG CCAATGGAAGACATCAGCTGTGTGGCTTGGAACAAACAGGTCCAGCACatcttggcctcagccagcccGGGGGGTCGAGCTTCAGTGTGGGACCTCCGCAAAAATGACCTCATTATCAAAGTTAGCGACCACAGCAACAGA ATGCATTGTTCTGGCTTGGCTTGGAACCCAGAGGTGGCCACTCAGCTGGTCTTGGCTTCGGAGGACGACAGGATGCCCGTCATCCAGATGTGGGACTTACGATTTGCTACCTCTCCTCTCAAGATTCTAGAGCATCACTCAAG GGGTATCCTGGCCATTGCCTGGAGCTTAGCAGATCCTGAGCTGCTTCTGAGCTGTGGGAAGGATAGCAGGATTTTGTGCTGGaatccaaacacagcagag GTTTTGTACGAGTTGCCCACCAGCAGCCAGTGGTGTTTTGACATccagtggtgtcccagaaacccCGCTGTGTTGTCAGCCGCGGGCTTCGACGGACATATCGACATCTACTCCATCATGGGAGGGAGCAGCCAGGCACAGAGCCAGAGGCACGCTGACCAA ATTAGCAACTCGTTTGGGAACATGGATCCATTTGGGACAGGGCAAACGttgcctcccctgcagctgccTCAGACTCCAGCTACTCCAGCTACAGTCAACCCCCTGAAGAAGCCACCCAAGTGGATTCGCCGACCTGTGGGAGCCTCGTTTGCA TTTGGTGGGAAGCTGATATCTTTGGAGAATACAAAACCAAATCCCCAGCAGCCTCAGCAGCCCACTTCTCACGTTGTGCACGTGAGCCAGGTTGTTACAGAAACAGCCTTTCTGAAGCGCTCCGACCAGCTGCAGGCCACTCTGAGTTCAGGTAACTTTGTGGACTTCTGCCAGGAAAAGATCGACGTGGCTGAAAATGAGTTTGAAAAAACTGTTTGGTCTTTCCTTAAG GTTAATTTTGAAAGTGACATCCGTAGCAAGTACCTGGAACTTCTGGGGTACAACAAAGAGGAGCTGGCTTTAAAG ATTTCAGCAGCACTAGAGGAACAGTCTGCCAATCCCCTGAAG GTGGATGTGCCCGCTCCAGCCACGCTGCAGCCATTAGCAGACCTCAGCTTCATGCCGCCTGCTGACACTCCAGAGGCAGCATTTGACATGATTGCTGCTGTAAACCTTCAGCCTACAGCCATGCTTGATCTCAGTTCCACTCCTGAAGCAGAGGATGAGGATACAGCAGCACCAGCGGCAGATCCAGAAGATGCTCTTCGCAGTGAGCCATATGCAAATTTGGATCAGGTTCTcccagaggaggaggtggatgaGAATgagaatgaggaggaagaggaggaagagatcCCCTTAGATCAG GAGATGACAGCATCAGTTGATGAGGAGCCCATTCCTGCTGAGACATTAGCCCCTATTGAGGTCCGAGCTCCAGCTCCAACACCAGCAGGAGGGGTGAATCTCAGCATTAGTCAAG ATGTGGATGGGCTCATCACACAAGCTCTGCTGACTGGAGACTTTGAGGGAGCTGTGGAGCTTTGTCTCCATGACAACCGATTGGCGGATAGCATCATATTGGCCATTGCTGGAGGGCCAGAACTTTTAGAAAAAACCCAGAAGAAGTATTTtacaaaatcacacagcaaGATAACCAAG CTGATCAGTGCAGTGGTAATGAAAGACTGGCACGACATCCTGAAGACATGTGACCTTCAGAACTGGAAGGAGGCTCTGGCAGCCGTCATGACCTACGCTCAGCCTGAGGAGTTCTCTTCCCTCTGCG aCCTTCTCGGGGACAGACTGGAGGCATCAGAAGATGCTAACCTACAATCCCAAGCCTGTTTGTGCTACATCTGTGCTGGCAATGTGGAGAAACTTGTCTCTTGCTGGACCAGAGCGCAGAACGGACATTTTCCTCTCTCACTGCAG GACCTGGTGGAGAAAGTGGTGGTGCTGCGGCGTGCAGTAGAGCAGACCCAGCGCTCTGGCCCCGCTGCTATCGGCATCCTGTTAGCTGAGAAGATGAGCCAGTATGCCAACCTGCTGGCCTCCCAGGGCAGTTTGGCCACTGCCATCACCTATCTGCCTGACAACAGCAACCAG GTTGCCATTCAGCAGCTTCGTGACCGTCTCACTCGGGCTCTTGGGCAGCAGGGGTCGGCTCCTGGAGCTTCAGTGCAAACCCAGAGAGCTCCATCTCAGCTGCCTGCCCCTCGGGCCCAGCTTCGGCATCCTTACACCCAGGTCCATCCCACCATGGTGCCTCAGCCCACCCCAGCAGCACCAGTGCCCATGCCTACATCTGCCTCCGCCCCAGCACAGCCACAGTATTACCAGCCA ATGAGGGCTGCCTCCACTGTCACCTCCTGGAGTAACCAAACTCCCACAGCCCTCCCCAAtgtccctcctcctcttcaagTAGGCAGCGCCTCTGACCAGAAG GTGGAGCCTTCAAACCCGATGTACGGGATTCCAGCCTCTGGCACGGCTGCAGCTCCTCCGGTCTCCTCCCCTCCTGGTTACATGTATTCTCATCAGTACCAGC CTTACCCCCAGGTCAACCAGTACCAGCATGGAGCTGGTGGCGTGCCTCTCTTTCAGCCTCTTCAGTACTCCTCTGTTCCTCCTCATCCACCTCCTTCAGTAGAGCCATCCTCCCCTCCTCAGCCCCCTGGCTTTCTCTCTGAGTACACACAGCCCGTCCAGTCTCAGCCAATATCTTCAGTCTATCCTGGACAGCCTCCCATCAACCAGTGCctgtcctcctctcctccttcccaGCCTCTTTTCTTTCCTAACTCTTCTTCCTATTCCACTCCTCCGTCCTCTGGAGTTTCTTTCCAGCATGGCGGGCCAGGATCTCCTGTATCATACATGCCTCCTCCACCGAGCGGAGTCTCAGGTACAAAGATAGACAGCAAGCTGATCCCCGCCTCTCAGAGAACAG GGCCTCAGAACGGCTGGAATGACCCTCCGGCCTTGACCCGAGCCCCTAAAAAGAAG GTTCCAGAGAACTACACCCCTCCTATCCCCATCACTGCTCCCATAATGACCCCGCTGGGCACTGACCCTCAGGCACAGCCAATGTCCTCTGGGGCTCCTCAGGCCATGATGCAGGGCCAACCCAGTGTCCAGGTCCCCTACTCAggcatgcagcagcagcagcagctctcccCTCCACCTATGAACCCTGCAATGCCAAAGACCAGCATGGAGGGTGCACCAGGAGCACCCACTGGAGATGTGATCCAG CCTCTCCAGTCCATCCCTGCTGAGAAGATCATGAAGAAACCCATACCTGACGAGCACCTCGTCCTAAAGACCACATTCGAGGGGCTGATCCAGAAATGCTTGGCTGTAGCTACTGACCCT CAAACTAAGAGGAAGCTTGATGACGCGAACAAACGTTTGGAGGCACTCTATGACAAACTCAGAGAGCAGACA CTCTCCCCTGCCATTGTAGGAGGACTGCACAACATAGCCAGGAGCATAGAGTCCCGATCCTACACAGAGGGCATCAACATCCACACCCACATAGTGAGCAACAGCAACTTCAGCGAGACTTCAGCGTTCATGCCTGTACTCAAGGTGGTGCTGACGCAAGCCAACAAACTCGGGATCTGA
- the sec31a gene encoding protein transport protein Sec31A isoform X1 produces MKLKEINRTAIQSWSPAQHHPIYLATGTSAQQLDASFSTNASLEFFELDLAEPSLDMKSCGSFSSSHRYHKLVWGPYGMDSQGHPSGVLIAGGENGNVILYDPAKIMSGESDVIIAESDRHTGPVRALDVNPFQTNLVASGGNESEIYIWDMNNFGSPMTPGPKTQPMEDISCVAWNKQVQHILASASPGGRASVWDLRKNDLIIKVSDHSNRMHCSGLAWNPEVATQLVLASEDDRMPVIQMWDLRFATSPLKILEHHSRGILAIAWSLADPELLLSCGKDSRILCWNPNTAEVLYELPTSSQWCFDIQWCPRNPAVLSAAGFDGHIDIYSIMGGSSQAQSQRHADQISNSFGNMDPFGTGQTLPPLQLPQTPATPATVNPLKKPPKWIRRPVGASFAFGGKLISLENTKPNPQQPQQPTSHVVHVSQVVTETAFLKRSDQLQATLSSGNFVDFCQEKIDVAENEFEKTVWSFLKVNFESDIRSKYLELLGYNKEELALKISAALEEQSANPLKVDVPAPATLQPLADLSFMPPADTPEAAFDMIAAVNLQPTAMLDLSSTPEAEDEDTAAPAADPEDALRSEPYANLDQVLPEEEVDENENEEEEEEEIPLDQEMTASVDEEPIPAETLAPIEVRAPAPTPAGGVNLSISQDVDGLITQALLTGDFEGAVELCLHDNRLADSIILAIAGGPELLEKTQKKYFTKSHSKITKLISAVVMKDWHDILKTCDLQNWKEALAAVMTYAQPEEFSSLCDLLGDRLEASEDANLQSQACLCYICAGNVEKLVSCWTRAQNGHFPLSLQDLVEKVVVLRRAVEQTQRSGPAAIGILLAEKMSQYANLLASQGSLATAITYLPDNSNQVAIQQLRDRLTRALGQQGSAPGASVQTQRAPSQLPAPRAQLRHPYTQVHPTMVPQPTPAAPVPMPTSASAPAQPQYYQPMRAASTVTSWSNQTPTALPNVPPPLQVGSASDQKVEPSNPMYGIPASGTAAAPPVSSPPGYMYSHQYQPYPQVNQYQHGAGGVPLFQPLQYSSVPPHPPPSVEPSSPPQPPGFLSEYTQPVQSQPISSVYPGQPPINQCLSSSPPSQPLFFPNSSSYSTPPSSGVSFQHGGPGSPVSYMPPPPSGVSGTKIDSKLIPASQRTGPQNGWNDPPALTRAPKKKQVPENYTPPIPITAPIMTPLGTDPQAQPMSSGAPQAMMQGQPSVQVPYSGMQQQQQLSPPPMNPAMPKTSMEGAPGAPTGDVIQPLQSIPAEKIMKKPIPDEHLVLKTTFEGLIQKCLAVATDPQTKRKLDDANKRLEALYDKLREQTLSPAIVGGLHNIARSIESRSYTEGINIHTHIVSNSNFSETSAFMPVLKVVLTQANKLGI; encoded by the exons ATGAAACTTAAAGAGATCAACCGCACAGCCATCCAGAGCTGGAGTCCTGCACAGCACCACCCCATCTACCTGGCAACAG GAACATCAGCTCAGCAGCTGGATGCCTCCTTCAGTACCAATGCCTCCTTGGAGTTTTTTGAGCTGGATTTGGCTGAGCCATCTCTGGATATGAAATCATGTGGCAGCTTCTCCTCCAGTCACAG GTACCACAAGTTGGTGTGGGGTCCATATGGTATGGACTCCCAGGGTCATCCCTCTGGTGTTCTCATCGCAGGTGGGGAAAATGGCAATGTTATCCTGTACGACCCTGCAAAGATAATGAGTGGAGAGAGCGACGTCATCATCGCTGAGAGCGACAGGCATACAGGGCCAGTGAGAGCTCTGGATGTCAACCCTTTCCAA ACAAACCTTGTTGCATCGGGTGGAAATGAGTCTGAAATCTATATCTGGGACATGAATAACTTTGGCTCTCCAATGACACCAGGACCTAAAACACAG CCAATGGAAGACATCAGCTGTGTGGCTTGGAACAAACAGGTCCAGCACatcttggcctcagccagcccGGGGGGTCGAGCTTCAGTGTGGGACCTCCGCAAAAATGACCTCATTATCAAAGTTAGCGACCACAGCAACAGA ATGCATTGTTCTGGCTTGGCTTGGAACCCAGAGGTGGCCACTCAGCTGGTCTTGGCTTCGGAGGACGACAGGATGCCCGTCATCCAGATGTGGGACTTACGATTTGCTACCTCTCCTCTCAAGATTCTAGAGCATCACTCAAG GGGTATCCTGGCCATTGCCTGGAGCTTAGCAGATCCTGAGCTGCTTCTGAGCTGTGGGAAGGATAGCAGGATTTTGTGCTGGaatccaaacacagcagag GTTTTGTACGAGTTGCCCACCAGCAGCCAGTGGTGTTTTGACATccagtggtgtcccagaaacccCGCTGTGTTGTCAGCCGCGGGCTTCGACGGACATATCGACATCTACTCCATCATGGGAGGGAGCAGCCAGGCACAGAGCCAGAGGCACGCTGACCAA ATTAGCAACTCGTTTGGGAACATGGATCCATTTGGGACAGGGCAAACGttgcctcccctgcagctgccTCAGACTCCAGCTACTCCAGCTACAGTCAACCCCCTGAAGAAGCCACCCAAGTGGATTCGCCGACCTGTGGGAGCCTCGTTTGCA TTTGGTGGGAAGCTGATATCTTTGGAGAATACAAAACCAAATCCCCAGCAGCCTCAGCAGCCCACTTCTCACGTTGTGCACGTGAGCCAGGTTGTTACAGAAACAGCCTTTCTGAAGCGCTCCGACCAGCTGCAGGCCACTCTGAGTTCAGGTAACTTTGTGGACTTCTGCCAGGAAAAGATCGACGTGGCTGAAAATGAGTTTGAAAAAACTGTTTGGTCTTTCCTTAAG GTTAATTTTGAAAGTGACATCCGTAGCAAGTACCTGGAACTTCTGGGGTACAACAAAGAGGAGCTGGCTTTAAAG ATTTCAGCAGCACTAGAGGAACAGTCTGCCAATCCCCTGAAG GTGGATGTGCCCGCTCCAGCCACGCTGCAGCCATTAGCAGACCTCAGCTTCATGCCGCCTGCTGACACTCCAGAGGCAGCATTTGACATGATTGCTGCTGTAAACCTTCAGCCTACAGCCATGCTTGATCTCAGTTCCACTCCTGAAGCAGAGGATGAGGATACAGCAGCACCAGCGGCAGATCCAGAAGATGCTCTTCGCAGTGAGCCATATGCAAATTTGGATCAGGTTCTcccagaggaggaggtggatgaGAATgagaatgaggaggaagaggaggaagagatcCCCTTAGATCAG GAGATGACAGCATCAGTTGATGAGGAGCCCATTCCTGCTGAGACATTAGCCCCTATTGAGGTCCGAGCTCCAGCTCCAACACCAGCAGGAGGGGTGAATCTCAGCATTAGTCAAG ATGTGGATGGGCTCATCACACAAGCTCTGCTGACTGGAGACTTTGAGGGAGCTGTGGAGCTTTGTCTCCATGACAACCGATTGGCGGATAGCATCATATTGGCCATTGCTGGAGGGCCAGAACTTTTAGAAAAAACCCAGAAGAAGTATTTtacaaaatcacacagcaaGATAACCAAG CTGATCAGTGCAGTGGTAATGAAAGACTGGCACGACATCCTGAAGACATGTGACCTTCAGAACTGGAAGGAGGCTCTGGCAGCCGTCATGACCTACGCTCAGCCTGAGGAGTTCTCTTCCCTCTGCG aCCTTCTCGGGGACAGACTGGAGGCATCAGAAGATGCTAACCTACAATCCCAAGCCTGTTTGTGCTACATCTGTGCTGGCAATGTGGAGAAACTTGTCTCTTGCTGGACCAGAGCGCAGAACGGACATTTTCCTCTCTCACTGCAG GACCTGGTGGAGAAAGTGGTGGTGCTGCGGCGTGCAGTAGAGCAGACCCAGCGCTCTGGCCCCGCTGCTATCGGCATCCTGTTAGCTGAGAAGATGAGCCAGTATGCCAACCTGCTGGCCTCCCAGGGCAGTTTGGCCACTGCCATCACCTATCTGCCTGACAACAGCAACCAG GTTGCCATTCAGCAGCTTCGTGACCGTCTCACTCGGGCTCTTGGGCAGCAGGGGTCGGCTCCTGGAGCTTCAGTGCAAACCCAGAGAGCTCCATCTCAGCTGCCTGCCCCTCGGGCCCAGCTTCGGCATCCTTACACCCAGGTCCATCCCACCATGGTGCCTCAGCCCACCCCAGCAGCACCAGTGCCCATGCCTACATCTGCCTCCGCCCCAGCACAGCCACAGTATTACCAGCCA ATGAGGGCTGCCTCCACTGTCACCTCCTGGAGTAACCAAACTCCCACAGCCCTCCCCAAtgtccctcctcctcttcaagTAGGCAGCGCCTCTGACCAGAAG GTGGAGCCTTCAAACCCGATGTACGGGATTCCAGCCTCTGGCACGGCTGCAGCTCCTCCGGTCTCCTCCCCTCCTGGTTACATGTATTCTCATCAGTACCAGC CTTACCCCCAGGTCAACCAGTACCAGCATGGAGCTGGTGGCGTGCCTCTCTTTCAGCCTCTTCAGTACTCCTCTGTTCCTCCTCATCCACCTCCTTCAGTAGAGCCATCCTCCCCTCCTCAGCCCCCTGGCTTTCTCTCTGAGTACACACAGCCCGTCCAGTCTCAGCCAATATCTTCAGTCTATCCTGGACAGCCTCCCATCAACCAGTGCctgtcctcctctcctccttcccaGCCTCTTTTCTTTCCTAACTCTTCTTCCTATTCCACTCCTCCGTCCTCTGGAGTTTCTTTCCAGCATGGCGGGCCAGGATCTCCTGTATCATACATGCCTCCTCCACCGAGCGGAGTCTCAGGTACAAAGATAGACAGCAAGCTGATCCCCGCCTCTCAGAGAACAG GGCCTCAGAACGGCTGGAATGACCCTCCGGCCTTGACCCGAGCCCCTAAAAAGAAG CAGGTTCCAGAGAACTACACCCCTCCTATCCCCATCACTGCTCCCATAATGACCCCGCTGGGCACTGACCCTCAGGCACAGCCAATGTCCTCTGGGGCTCCTCAGGCCATGATGCAGGGCCAACCCAGTGTCCAGGTCCCCTACTCAggcatgcagcagcagcagcagctctcccCTCCACCTATGAACCCTGCAATGCCAAAGACCAGCATGGAGGGTGCACCAGGAGCACCCACTGGAGATGTGATCCAG CCTCTCCAGTCCATCCCTGCTGAGAAGATCATGAAGAAACCCATACCTGACGAGCACCTCGTCCTAAAGACCACATTCGAGGGGCTGATCCAGAAATGCTTGGCTGTAGCTACTGACCCT CAAACTAAGAGGAAGCTTGATGACGCGAACAAACGTTTGGAGGCACTCTATGACAAACTCAGAGAGCAGACA CTCTCCCCTGCCATTGTAGGAGGACTGCACAACATAGCCAGGAGCATAGAGTCCCGATCCTACACAGAGGGCATCAACATCCACACCCACATAGTGAGCAACAGCAACTTCAGCGAGACTTCAGCGTTCATGCCTGTACTCAAGGTGGTGCTGACGCAAGCCAACAAACTCGGGATCTGA